A single Pan troglodytes isolate AG18354 chromosome 19, NHGRI_mPanTro3-v2.0_pri, whole genome shotgun sequence DNA region contains:
- the MINK1 gene encoding misshapen-like kinase 1 isoform X1: MGDPAPARSLDDIDLSALRDPAGIFELVEVVGNGTYGQVYKGRHVKTGQLAAIKVMDVTEDEEEEIKQEINMLKKYSHHRNIATYYGAFIKKSPPGNDDQLWLVMEFCGAGSVTDLVKNTKGNALKEDCIAYICREILRGLAHLHAHKVIHRDIKGQNVLLTENAEVKLVDFGVSAQLDRTVGRRNTFIGTPYWMAPEVIACDENPDATYDYRSDIWSLGITAIEMAEGAPPLCDMHPMRALFLIPRNPPPRLKSKKWSKKFIDFIDTCLIKTYLSRPPTEQLLKFPFIRDQPTERQVRIQLKDHIDRSRKKRGEKEETEYEYSGSEEEDDSHGEEGEPSSIMNVPGESTLRREFLRLQQENKSNSEALKQQQQLQQQQQRDPEAHIKHLLHQRQRRIEEQKEERRRVEEQQRREREQRKLQEKEQQRRLEDMQALRREEERRQAEREQEYIRHRLEEEQRQLEILQQQLLQEQALLLEYKRKQLEEQRQSERLQRQLQQEHAYLKSLQQQQQQQQLQKQQQQQLLPGDRKPLYHYGRGMNPADKPAWAREVEERTRMNKQQNSPLAKSKPGSTGPEPPIPQASPGPPGPLSQTPPMQRPVEPQEGPHKSLVAHRVPLKPYAAPVPRSQSLQDQPTRNLAAFPASHDPDPAIPAPTATPSARGAVIRQNSDPTSEGPGPSPNPPAWVRPDNEAPPKVPQRTSSIATALNTSGAGGSRPAQAVRARPRSNSAWQIYLQRRAERGTPKPPGPPAQPPGPPNASSNPDLRRSDPGWERSDSVLPASHGHLPQAGSLERNRVGASSKLDSSPVLSPGNKAKPDDHRSRPGRPASYKRAIGEDFVLLKERTLDEAPRPPKKAMDYSSSSEEVESSEEDEEEGEGGPAEGSRDTPGGRSDGDTDSVSTMVVHDVEEITGTQPPYGGGTMVVQRTPEEERNLLHADSNGYTNLPDVVQPSHSPTENSKGQSPPSKDGSGDYQSRGLVKAPGKSSFTMFVDLGIYQPGGSGDSIPITALVGGEGTRLDQLQYDVRKGSVVNVNPTNTRAHSETPEIRKYKKRFNSEILCAALWGVNLLVGTENGLMLLDRSGQGKVYGLIGRRRFQQMDVLEGLNLLITISGKRNKLRVYYLSWLRNKILHNDPEVEKKQGWTTVGDMEGCGHYRVVKYERIKFLVIALKSSVEVYAWAPKPYHKFMAFKSFADLPHRPLLVDLTVEEGQRLKVIYGSSAGFHAVDVDSGNSYDIYIPVHIQSQITPHAIIFLPNTDGMEMLLCYEDEGVYVNTYGRIIKDVVLQWGEMPTSVAYICSNQIMGWGEKAIEIRSVETGHLDGVFMHKRAQRLKFLCERNDKVFFASVRSGGSSQVYFMTLNRNCIMNW, from the exons GGTCGGCATGTCAAGACGGGGCAGCTGGCTGCCATCAAGGTCATGGATGTCACGGAG GACGAGGAGGAAGAGATCAAACAGGAGATCAACATGCTGAAAAAGTACTCTCACCACCGCAACATCGCCACCTACTACGGAGCCTTCATCAAGAAGAGCCCCCCAGGAAACGATGACCAGCTCTGG CTGGTGATGGAGTTCTGTGGTGCTGGTTCGGTGACTGACCTGGTAAAGAACACAAAAGGCAACGCCCTGAAGGAGGACTGTATCGCCTATATCTGCAGGGAGATCCTCAGG GGTCTGGCCCATCTCCATGCCCACAAGGTGATCCATCGAGACATCAAGGGGCAGAATGTGCTGCTGACAGAGAATGCTGAGGTCAAGCTAG TGGATTTTGGGGTGAGTGCTCAGCTGGACCGCACCGTGGGCAGACGGAACACTTTCATTGGGACTCCCTACTGGATGGCTCCAGAGGTCATCGCCTGTGATGAGAACCCTGATGCCACCTATGATTACAGG AGTGATATTTGGTCTCTAGGAATCACAGCCATCGAGATGGCAGAGGGAGCCCCCC CTCTGTGTGACATGCACCCCATGCGAGCCCTCTTCCTCATTCCTCGGAACCCTCCGCCCAGGCTCAAGTCCAAGAAGTG GTCTAAGAAGTTCATTGACTTCATTGACACATGTCTCATCAAGACTTACCTGAGCCGCCCACCCACGGAGCAGCTACTGAAGTTTCCCTTCATCCGGGACCAGCCCACGGAGCGGCAGGTCCGCATCCAGCTTAAGGACCACATTGACCGATCCCGGAAGAAGCGGGGTGAGAAAG AGGAGACAGAATATGAGTACAGCGGCAGCGAGGAGGAAGATGACAGCCATGGAGAGGAAGGAGAGCCAAG CTCCATCATGAACGTGCCTGGAGAGTCGACTCTACGCCGGGAGTTTCTCCGGCTCCAGCAGGAAAATAAGAGCAACTCAGAGGCtttaaaacagcagcagcagctgcagcagcagcagcagcgagaCCCCGAGGCACACATCAAACACCTGCTGCACCAGCGGCAGCGGCGCATAGAGGAGCAGAAGGAGGAGCGGCGCCGCGTGGAGGAG CAACAGCGGCGGGAGCGGGAGCAGCGGAAGCTGCAGGAGAAGGAGCAGCAGCGGCGGCTGGAGGACATGCAGGCTCTGCGGCGGGAGGAGGAGCGGCGGCAGGCGGAGCGCGAGCAG GAATATATTCGTCACAGGCTAGAGGAGGAGCAGCGACAGCTCGAGATCCTTCAGCAACAGCTGCTCCAGGAACAGGCCCTGCTGCTG GAATACAAGCGGAAGCAGCTGGAGGAGCAGCGGCAGTCAGAACGTCTCCAGAGGcagctgcagcaggagcatgCCTACCTCAAGTCcctgcagcagcagcaacagcagcagcagcttcagaaacagcagcagcagcagctcctgcCTGGGGACAGGAAGCCCCTGTACCATTATGGTCGGGGCATGAATCCCGCTGACAAACCAGCCTGGGCCCGAGAG GTAGAAGAGAGAACAAGGATGAACAAGCAGCAGAACTCTCCCTTGGCCAAGAGCAAGCCAGGCAGCACGGGGCCTGAGCCCCCCATCCCCCAGGCCTCCCCAGGGCCCCCAGGACCCCTTTCCCAGACTCCTCCTATGCAGAGGCCGGTGGAGCCCCAGGAGGGACCGCACAAG AGCCTGGTGGCACACCGGGTCCCACTGAAGCCATATGCAGCACCTGTACCCCGATCCCAGTCCCTGCAGGACCAGCCCACCCGAAACCTGGCTGCCTTCCCAGCCTCCCATGACCCCGACCCTGCCATCCCCGCACCCACTGCCACGCCCAGTGCCCGAGGAGCTGTTATCCGCCAGAATTCAGACCCCACCTCTGAAGGACCTGGCCCCAGCCCGAATCCCCCAGCCTGGGTCCGCCCAGATAACGAGGCCCCACCCAAG GTGCCTCAGAGAACCTCATCTATCGCCACTGCCCTTAACACCAGTGGGGCCGGAGGGTCCCGGCCAGCCCAGGCAGTCCGTGCCAG ACCTCGCAGCAACTCCGCCTGGCAAATCTATCTGCAAAGGCGGGCAGAGCGGGGCACCCCAAAGCCTCCAGGGCCCCCTGCTCAGCCCCCTGGCCCGCCCAACGCCTCTAG TAACCCCGACCTCAGGAGGAGCGACCCTGGCTGGGAACGCTCGGACAGCGTCCTTCCAGCCTCTCACGGGCACCTCCCCCAGGCTGGCTCACTGGAGCGGAACCGCGTGGGAG CCTCCTCCAAACTGGACAGCTCCCCTGTGCTCTCCCCTGGGAATAAAGCCAAGCCCGACGACCACCGCTCACGGCCAGGCCGGCCCGCA AGCTATAAGCGAGCAATTGGTGAG GACTTTGTGTTGCTGAAAGAGCGGACTCTGGACGaggcccctcggcctcccaagaaggCCATGGACTACTCGTCGTCCAGCGAGGAGGTGGAAAGCAgtgaggaggacgaggaggaagGCGAAGGCGGGCCAGCAGAGGGGAGCAGAGATACCCCTGGGGGCCG CAGCGATGGGGATACAGACAGCGTCAGCACCATGGTGGTCCACGACGTCGAGGAGATCACCGGGACCCAGCCCCCATACGGGGGCGGCACCATGGTGGTCCAGCGC ACCCCTGAAGAGGAGCGGAACCTGCTGCATGCTGACAGCAATGGGTACACAAACCTGCCTGACGTGGTCCAGCCCAGCCACTCACCCACCGAGAACAGCAAAGGCCAAAGCCCACCCTCGAAGGATGGGAGTGGTGAC TACCAGTCTCGTGGGCTGGTAAAGGCCCCTGGCAAGAGCTCGTTCACGATGTTTGTGGATCTAGGGATCTACCAGCCTGGAGGCAGTGGGGACAGCATCCCCATCACAG CCCTAGTGGGTGGAGAGGGCACTCGGCTCGACCAGCTGCAGTACGACGTGAGGAAGGGTTCTGTGGTCAACGTGAATCCCACCAACACCCGGGCCCACAGTGAGACCCCTGAGATCCGGAAGTACAAGAAGCGATTCAACTCCGAGATCCTCTGTGCAGCCCTTTGGG GGGTCAACCTGCTGGTGGGCACGGAGAACGGGCTGATGTTGCTGGACCGAAGTGGGCAGGGCAAGGTGTATGGACTCATTGGGCGGCGACGCTTCCAGCAGATGGATGTGCTGGAGGGGCTCAACCTGCTCATCACCATCTCAG GGAAAAGGAACAAACTGCGGGTGTATTACCTGTCCTGGCTCCGGAACAAGATTCTGCACAATGACCCAGAAGTGGAGAAGAAGCAGGGCTGGACCACCGTGGGGGACATGGAGGGCTGCGGGCACTACCGTGTCG TGAAATACGAGCGGATTAAGTTCCTGGTCATCGCCCTCAAGAGCTCCGTGGAGGTGTATGCCTGGGCCCCCAAACCCTACCACAAATTCATGGCCTTCAAG TCCTTTGCCGACCTCCCCCACCGCCCTCTGCTGGTCGACCTGACAGTAGAGGAGGGGCAGCGGCTCAAGGTCATCTATGGCTCCAGTGCTGGCTTCCATGCTGTGGATGTCGACTCGGGGAACAGCTATGACATCTACATCCCTGTGCAC ATCCAGAGCCAGATCACACCCCATGCCATCATCTTCCTCCCCAACACCGACGGCATGGAGATGCTGCTGTGCTACGAGGACGAGGGCGTCTACGTCAACACATACGGGCGCATCATTAAGGATGTGGTGCTGCAGTGGGGGGAGATGCCTACTTCTGTGG CCTACATCTGCTCCAACCAGATAATGGGCTGGGGTGAGAAAGCCATTGAGATCCGCTCTGTGGAGACGGGCCACCTCGACGGGGTCTTCATGCACAAACGAGCTCAGAGGCTCAAGTTCCTGTGTGAGCGGAATGACAAG GTGTTTTTTGCCTCAGTCCGCTCTGGGGGCAGCAGCCAAGTTTACTTCATGACTCTGAACCGTAACTGCATCATGAACTGGTGA
- the MINK1 gene encoding misshapen-like kinase 1 isoform X21, whose protein sequence is MGDPAPARSLDDIDLSALRDPAGIFELVEVVGNGTYGQVYKGRHVKTGQLAAIKVMDVTEDEEEEIKQEINMLKKYSHHRNIATYYGAFIKKSPPGNDDQLWLVMEFCGAGSVTDLVKNTKGNALKEDCIAYICREILRGLAHLHAHKVIHRDIKGQNVLLTENAEVKLVDFGVSAQLDRTVGRRNTFIGTPYWMAPEVIACDENPDATYDYRSDIWSLGITAIEMAEGAPPLCDMHPMRALFLIPRNPPPRLKSKKWSKKFIDFIDTCLIKTYLSRPPTEQLLKFPFIRDQPTERQVRIQLKDHIDRSRKKRGEKEETEYEYSGSEEEDDSHGEEGEPSSIMNVPGESTLRREFLRLQQENKSNSEALKQQQQLQQQQQRDPEAHIKHLLHQRQRRIEEQKEERRRVEEQQRREREQRKLQEKEQQRRLEDMQALRREEERRQAEREQEYKRKQLEEQRQSERLQRQLQQEHAYLKSLQQQQQQQQLQKQQQQQLLPGDRKPLYHYGRGMNPADKPAWAREVEERTRMNKQQNSPLAKSKPGSTGPEPPIPQASPGPPGPLSQTPPMQRPVEPQEGPHKSLQDQPTRNLAAFPASHDPDPAIPAPTATPSARGAVIRQNSDPTSEGPGPSPNPPAWVRPDNEAPPKVPQRTSSIATALNTSGAGGSRPAQAVRARPRSNSAWQIYLQRRAERGTPKPPGPPAQPPGPPNASSNPDLRRSDPGWERSDSVLPASHGHLPQAGSLERNRVGASSKLDSSPVLSPGNKAKPDDHRSRPGRPASYKRAIGEDFVLLKERTLDEAPRPPKKAMDYSSSSEEVESSEEDEEEGEGGPAEGSRDTPGGRSDGDTDSVSTMVVHDVEEITGTQPPYGGGTMVVQRTPEEERNLLHADSNGYTNLPDVVQPSHSPTENSKGQSPPSKDGSGDYQSRGLVKAPGKSSFTMFVDLGIYQPGGSGDSIPITALVGGEGTRLDQLQYDVRKGSVVNVNPTNTRAHSETPEIRKYKKRFNSEILCAALWGVNLLVGTENGLMLLDRSGQGKVYGLIGRRRFQQMDVLEGLNLLITISGKRNKLRVYYLSWLRNKILHNDPEVEKKQGWTTVGDMEGCGHYRVVKYERIKFLVIALKSSVEVYAWAPKPYHKFMAFKSFADLPHRPLLVDLTVEEGQRLKVIYGSSAGFHAVDVDSGNSYDIYIPVHIQSQITPHAIIFLPNTDGMEMLLCYEDEGVYVNTYGRIIKDVVLQWGEMPTSVAYICSNQIMGWGEKAIEIRSVETGHLDGVFMHKRAQRLKFLCERNDKVFFASVRSGGSSQVYFMTLNRNCIMNW, encoded by the exons GGTCGGCATGTCAAGACGGGGCAGCTGGCTGCCATCAAGGTCATGGATGTCACGGAG GACGAGGAGGAAGAGATCAAACAGGAGATCAACATGCTGAAAAAGTACTCTCACCACCGCAACATCGCCACCTACTACGGAGCCTTCATCAAGAAGAGCCCCCCAGGAAACGATGACCAGCTCTGG CTGGTGATGGAGTTCTGTGGTGCTGGTTCGGTGACTGACCTGGTAAAGAACACAAAAGGCAACGCCCTGAAGGAGGACTGTATCGCCTATATCTGCAGGGAGATCCTCAGG GGTCTGGCCCATCTCCATGCCCACAAGGTGATCCATCGAGACATCAAGGGGCAGAATGTGCTGCTGACAGAGAATGCTGAGGTCAAGCTAG TGGATTTTGGGGTGAGTGCTCAGCTGGACCGCACCGTGGGCAGACGGAACACTTTCATTGGGACTCCCTACTGGATGGCTCCAGAGGTCATCGCCTGTGATGAGAACCCTGATGCCACCTATGATTACAGG AGTGATATTTGGTCTCTAGGAATCACAGCCATCGAGATGGCAGAGGGAGCCCCCC CTCTGTGTGACATGCACCCCATGCGAGCCCTCTTCCTCATTCCTCGGAACCCTCCGCCCAGGCTCAAGTCCAAGAAGTG GTCTAAGAAGTTCATTGACTTCATTGACACATGTCTCATCAAGACTTACCTGAGCCGCCCACCCACGGAGCAGCTACTGAAGTTTCCCTTCATCCGGGACCAGCCCACGGAGCGGCAGGTCCGCATCCAGCTTAAGGACCACATTGACCGATCCCGGAAGAAGCGGGGTGAGAAAG AGGAGACAGAATATGAGTACAGCGGCAGCGAGGAGGAAGATGACAGCCATGGAGAGGAAGGAGAGCCAAG CTCCATCATGAACGTGCCTGGAGAGTCGACTCTACGCCGGGAGTTTCTCCGGCTCCAGCAGGAAAATAAGAGCAACTCAGAGGCtttaaaacagcagcagcagctgcagcagcagcagcagcgagaCCCCGAGGCACACATCAAACACCTGCTGCACCAGCGGCAGCGGCGCATAGAGGAGCAGAAGGAGGAGCGGCGCCGCGTGGAGGAG CAACAGCGGCGGGAGCGGGAGCAGCGGAAGCTGCAGGAGAAGGAGCAGCAGCGGCGGCTGGAGGACATGCAGGCTCTGCGGCGGGAGGAGGAGCGGCGGCAGGCGGAGCGCGAGCAG GAATACAAGCGGAAGCAGCTGGAGGAGCAGCGGCAGTCAGAACGTCTCCAGAGGcagctgcagcaggagcatgCCTACCTCAAGTCcctgcagcagcagcaacagcagcagcagcttcagaaacagcagcagcagcagctcctgcCTGGGGACAGGAAGCCCCTGTACCATTATGGTCGGGGCATGAATCCCGCTGACAAACCAGCCTGGGCCCGAGAG GTAGAAGAGAGAACAAGGATGAACAAGCAGCAGAACTCTCCCTTGGCCAAGAGCAAGCCAGGCAGCACGGGGCCTGAGCCCCCCATCCCCCAGGCCTCCCCAGGGCCCCCAGGACCCCTTTCCCAGACTCCTCCTATGCAGAGGCCGGTGGAGCCCCAGGAGGGACCGCACAAG TCCCTGCAGGACCAGCCCACCCGAAACCTGGCTGCCTTCCCAGCCTCCCATGACCCCGACCCTGCCATCCCCGCACCCACTGCCACGCCCAGTGCCCGAGGAGCTGTTATCCGCCAGAATTCAGACCCCACCTCTGAAGGACCTGGCCCCAGCCCGAATCCCCCAGCCTGGGTCCGCCCAGATAACGAGGCCCCACCCAAG GTGCCTCAGAGAACCTCATCTATCGCCACTGCCCTTAACACCAGTGGGGCCGGAGGGTCCCGGCCAGCCCAGGCAGTCCGTGCCAG ACCTCGCAGCAACTCCGCCTGGCAAATCTATCTGCAAAGGCGGGCAGAGCGGGGCACCCCAAAGCCTCCAGGGCCCCCTGCTCAGCCCCCTGGCCCGCCCAACGCCTCTAG TAACCCCGACCTCAGGAGGAGCGACCCTGGCTGGGAACGCTCGGACAGCGTCCTTCCAGCCTCTCACGGGCACCTCCCCCAGGCTGGCTCACTGGAGCGGAACCGCGTGGGAG CCTCCTCCAAACTGGACAGCTCCCCTGTGCTCTCCCCTGGGAATAAAGCCAAGCCCGACGACCACCGCTCACGGCCAGGCCGGCCCGCA AGCTATAAGCGAGCAATTGGTGAG GACTTTGTGTTGCTGAAAGAGCGGACTCTGGACGaggcccctcggcctcccaagaaggCCATGGACTACTCGTCGTCCAGCGAGGAGGTGGAAAGCAgtgaggaggacgaggaggaagGCGAAGGCGGGCCAGCAGAGGGGAGCAGAGATACCCCTGGGGGCCG CAGCGATGGGGATACAGACAGCGTCAGCACCATGGTGGTCCACGACGTCGAGGAGATCACCGGGACCCAGCCCCCATACGGGGGCGGCACCATGGTGGTCCAGCGC ACCCCTGAAGAGGAGCGGAACCTGCTGCATGCTGACAGCAATGGGTACACAAACCTGCCTGACGTGGTCCAGCCCAGCCACTCACCCACCGAGAACAGCAAAGGCCAAAGCCCACCCTCGAAGGATGGGAGTGGTGAC TACCAGTCTCGTGGGCTGGTAAAGGCCCCTGGCAAGAGCTCGTTCACGATGTTTGTGGATCTAGGGATCTACCAGCCTGGAGGCAGTGGGGACAGCATCCCCATCACAG CCCTAGTGGGTGGAGAGGGCACTCGGCTCGACCAGCTGCAGTACGACGTGAGGAAGGGTTCTGTGGTCAACGTGAATCCCACCAACACCCGGGCCCACAGTGAGACCCCTGAGATCCGGAAGTACAAGAAGCGATTCAACTCCGAGATCCTCTGTGCAGCCCTTTGGG GGGTCAACCTGCTGGTGGGCACGGAGAACGGGCTGATGTTGCTGGACCGAAGTGGGCAGGGCAAGGTGTATGGACTCATTGGGCGGCGACGCTTCCAGCAGATGGATGTGCTGGAGGGGCTCAACCTGCTCATCACCATCTCAG GGAAAAGGAACAAACTGCGGGTGTATTACCTGTCCTGGCTCCGGAACAAGATTCTGCACAATGACCCAGAAGTGGAGAAGAAGCAGGGCTGGACCACCGTGGGGGACATGGAGGGCTGCGGGCACTACCGTGTCG TGAAATACGAGCGGATTAAGTTCCTGGTCATCGCCCTCAAGAGCTCCGTGGAGGTGTATGCCTGGGCCCCCAAACCCTACCACAAATTCATGGCCTTCAAG TCCTTTGCCGACCTCCCCCACCGCCCTCTGCTGGTCGACCTGACAGTAGAGGAGGGGCAGCGGCTCAAGGTCATCTATGGCTCCAGTGCTGGCTTCCATGCTGTGGATGTCGACTCGGGGAACAGCTATGACATCTACATCCCTGTGCAC ATCCAGAGCCAGATCACACCCCATGCCATCATCTTCCTCCCCAACACCGACGGCATGGAGATGCTGCTGTGCTACGAGGACGAGGGCGTCTACGTCAACACATACGGGCGCATCATTAAGGATGTGGTGCTGCAGTGGGGGGAGATGCCTACTTCTGTGG CCTACATCTGCTCCAACCAGATAATGGGCTGGGGTGAGAAAGCCATTGAGATCCGCTCTGTGGAGACGGGCCACCTCGACGGGGTCTTCATGCACAAACGAGCTCAGAGGCTCAAGTTCCTGTGTGAGCGGAATGACAAG GTGTTTTTTGCCTCAGTCCGCTCTGGGGGCAGCAGCCAAGTTTACTTCATGACTCTGAACCGTAACTGCATCATGAACTGGTGA